A genomic window from Lotus japonicus ecotype B-129 chromosome 1, LjGifu_v1.2 includes:
- the LOC130718582 gene encoding cytochrome P450 71AP13-like, translated as MKLLSINKSRTCRRSNFPPGPPTLPIIGNLHQLGTMPHLSLQGLAEKYGPIIFLQLGEIPTVVVSSARIAKEVLKTHDLALANRRQLFSAKYLFYNWTDIVFSPYGAYWRHIRKICILELLSAKRVQSYSSVREEEVSRLVHRVAGSYPRTINLSKILNQYANNVLCRVAFGRDFSEGGDNQRFGFQKMLDEYQELLGGFSFGDFFPSLEFMHSLTGMKSRLEDTSQRFDQLIDQILNEHLASDKVEEHKDLVDVLLEVQKNDSGEMPLTTDNIKAIILDMFAAGTDTTFITLDWAMTELLMNPHIMEKAQNEVRSILGEKRVVAESDLQQLHYMSAVIKETF; from the exons ATGAAACTTCTCTCTATAAACAAGTCAAGAACCTGCAGAAGATCCAATTTCCCTCCTGGCCCTCCTACCCTACCCATCATTGGAAATCTCCACCAGTTAGGAACCATGCCCCACCTATCTCTTCAAGGCCTTGCTGAGAAATATGGACCCATAATTTTCCTCCAACTTGGTGAAATCCCAACAGTCGTTGTTTCATCAGCTAGAATTGCAAAAGAGGTGTTGAAGACCCATGACCTTGCACTTGCAAACCGCCGACAACTATTTTCAGCTAAGTACCTCTTTTACAACTGGACAGACATTGTTTTCTCTCCTTATGGTGCTTACTGGAGGCATATCAGAAAAATTTGCATCCTTGAGCTTCTCAGTGCTAAAAGGGTACAATCATACAGTTCTGTTAGAGAAGAAGAAGTTAGTCGTCTGGTTCATCGGGTGGCAGGGTCTTATCCCAGAACAATCAATTTGTCTAAGATTTTGAATCAGTATGCAAACAATGTCCTTTGCAGGGTAGCATTTGGAAGGGACTTTTCTGAAGGAGGAGACAATCAACGATTTGGGTTCCAAAAGATGCTTGATGAGTACCAGGAACTACTTGGTGGATTCAGTTTTGGGGACTTCTTTCCTTCCTTGGAGTTCATGCACAGCTTGACGGGAATGAAATCAAGACTTGAAGACACTTCTCAAAGATTTGATCAACTCATTGATCAGATACTGAATGAACACTTGGCTTCAGATAAAGTAGAGGAGCATAAGGACCTAGTGGATGTTTTGCTTGAGGTGCAGAAGAATGATTCGGGTGAGATGCCTCTCACCACTGATAACATCAAGGCAATCATCTTG GACATGTTTGCTGCAGGAACTGATACAACCTTCATTACCCTTGATTGGGCAATGACAGAGCTGCTAATGAATCCTCATATTATGGAAAAAGCTCAAAACGAAGTGCGGAGCATCCTGGGAGAAAAAAGAGTTGTTGCAGAGAGTGATCTGCAACAACTACACTACATGAGTGCTGTTATCAAAGAGACTTTTTGA